The sequence GCGGCGCCGGGGCTGGTGCGGATGATAACCATCACATTGTTATGCACAATATCCAGTACCAGTTGCTTGAGCGGACTTTTTGCCGTGGGCATACCCAGTTCCGGGGGCAGACAGTAGACCATATCCCCGCGGGCATTGCGGGTACGTACCGCCCCGAATTTGCTCAGCATTCTTGAGACTTTTGACTGGCTGATATTCTCAAAGCCTTGTTCTTTGAGGGCTTCGACAATCTCACCCTGCGAACCAAAATTCTCTGCTTTGAGAAAGGCTTTAAAAGATCTAATCAGGTCGTCTTGTTTGGCTGTCATGCTGTATCCAGTCTGCTCTCGAATCGCATTATTATACTTACCTTGCGATGCTATACCATAGTCTTATGCTGGCCCTGTGCCCGGTAATGGCCGCTTACAGTGCCTGTTTACGCAGGTTTGGGGCGTCTTCAGAGGGTTTAGGCACTTGCTATGGTGTTCGCCAGACAGTAGACTTTGCCGGCATATTTATTCAATTACTGCCTCCCGCTTATTGCTGTCTTGATAAATCGGGAGTGCAAGCTGATGCTCAGCGACGATTACCATTCACAGGAGAAAATCATGAAAGTAGCGGTTTTAGGTGCTGCTGGCGGAATAGGCCAGGCCTTATCTTTATTGCTGAAAACCCAGTTACCAGCGGGTTCTGCCTTATCTTTGTACGATGTTGCCCCTGTAGTACCTGGTGTGGCCGTTGATCTCAGTCATATTCCTACCGATGTAAAAGTACAGGGCTATGGTAAAGATGATCTGGCTGATGCCCTTAAAGGAGCCGATATTGTGCTGATTCCGGCCGGTGTTCCCCGTAAGCCGGGCATGGACCGTTCCGATCTGTTTAATATCAACGCCGGTATTGTTAAAAACCTGGTAGAAGCGGTAGCCGACAATTGCCCGGAGGCCTGCATCGGGGTTATCACTAACCCGGTTAATACTACTGTGGCCATTGCCGCCGAGGCTCTCAAGGCCAAAGGTGTGTATAACAAGAACAAACTCTTTGGTGTGACCACCCTGGATGTGATCCGCGCCGAGACCTTTGTGGCCAACCTTAAAGATCTGAATCCGGCCAATGTACATGTACCGGTAATCGGTGGTCATTCCGGTACCACTATCCTGCCACTGCTGTCTCAGGTTGAAGGGGTGGAGTTTTCTGACGAAGAAATCGAGAGCCTGACCCACCGTATTCAGAACGCCGGTACCGAAGTGGTTGAGGCCAAAGCCGGTGGTGGTTCTGCTACTCTGTCTATGGGGCAGGCTGCGGCCCGTTTCTGTCTGTCACTGGTGGCTGCAATGCGCGGTGAAAACGTAGTGGAATACACTTATGTGGAAACTAACTCCGATGATGCCCGCTTCTTCTCTCACCCTGTGCGCCTGGGTAAAGACGGTGTTGAGGAGAT comes from Lacimicrobium alkaliphilum and encodes:
- the argR gene encoding transcriptional regulator ArgR; protein product: MTAKQDDLIRSFKAFLKAENFGSQGEIVEALKEQGFENISQSKVSRMLSKFGAVRTRNARGDMVYCLPPELGMPTAKSPLKQLVLDIVHNNVMVIIRTSPGAAQLIARLLDSLGKADGVLGTIAGDDTIFIAPADINRIEETRKRVETLFENV
- the mdh gene encoding malate dehydrogenase — its product is MKVAVLGAAGGIGQALSLLLKTQLPAGSALSLYDVAPVVPGVAVDLSHIPTDVKVQGYGKDDLADALKGADIVLIPAGVPRKPGMDRSDLFNINAGIVKNLVEAVADNCPEACIGVITNPVNTTVAIAAEALKAKGVYNKNKLFGVTTLDVIRAETFVANLKDLNPANVHVPVIGGHSGTTILPLLSQVEGVEFSDEEIESLTHRIQNAGTEVVEAKAGGGSATLSMGQAAARFCLSLVAAMRGENVVEYTYVETNSDDARFFSHPVRLGKDGVEEILPYGKLSDFEEKAKNDMLEGLRGDIKMGEDFVNG